One genomic region from Cydia amplana chromosome Z, ilCydAmpl1.1, whole genome shotgun sequence encodes:
- the LOC134661474 gene encoding insulin-related peptide 2-like, with amino-acid sequence MWVVVLLLLGAAASQASAEQTVLCGRELAKAHSMYCYGIDPFPAEADEPSFSSLPIGDSKFLPKIPERFLFRARRAQLASSNLVEACCLKPCHVNELLNHC; translated from the exons ATGTGGGTAGTGGTGTTACTGCTGCTGGGGGCGGCTGCCTCGCAGGCTTCTGCGGAGCAGACCGTCCTTTGCGGCAGAGAGCTGGCAAAGGCACATTCAATGTACTGCTACGGCATAGACCCCTTCCCTGCCGAAGCAGACGAGCCCAGCTTTTCATCGCTACCGATAGGAG ATTCAAAGTTTTTGCCAAAGATACCAGAGCGCTTCTTGTTTCGGGCGCGGCGAGCGCAGCTTGCGTCGTCGAACCTCGTCGAGGCGTGCTGCCTGAAGCCTTGCCACGTCAACGAACTGCTCAACCATTGCTGA